From the Selenomonas timonae genome, one window contains:
- a CDS encoding RAMP superfamily CRISPR-associated protein, translating into MAKKKAADRRREMNQRREQNRILTAEKNKADERAEERRQWDESIRIPAIQYEPAAQIRDIDAKEPIEVVIETFSPLHLGAGRADIHVDADVVQDDVGLPYFPAKRFKGLLYESGREVAEMAEASGLVLFDRAALDCLFQRGCERKVQLVVSNLRLSEYERIHDDLQYLEERYPSIFRPADILNHYAGLRWQTAIDRETGTAKTTSLHNMRVIEKGKTFRGELRLLDGTIAELSILALAARNLSQCGGKRTRGFGRIGCTLRQGGRDILAPLVERALKNSGQKGGKR; encoded by the coding sequence ATGGCGAAGAAAAAAGCGGCAGACAGACGACGCGAAATGAATCAGAGACGTGAGCAGAATCGCATCCTGACTGCGGAGAAAAACAAGGCGGACGAGAGAGCGGAAGAGCGCAGACAATGGGATGAATCCATACGCATTCCTGCTATCCAGTACGAACCTGCCGCACAGATCAGGGACATAGACGCAAAAGAGCCGATCGAGGTCGTCATCGAGACGTTTTCGCCCCTGCATCTCGGAGCAGGACGCGCCGACATCCATGTTGACGCGGACGTCGTGCAGGACGATGTCGGACTCCCGTATTTTCCGGCGAAGCGGTTCAAGGGACTGCTCTACGAGAGCGGACGCGAGGTCGCCGAGATGGCGGAGGCATCGGGACTCGTGCTCTTTGATCGGGCGGCGCTCGATTGTCTCTTTCAGCGTGGGTGCGAAAGAAAGGTGCAGCTCGTTGTCTCGAATCTCCGTTTGAGCGAATACGAGCGGATTCATGATGATCTTCAATACCTTGAGGAGCGCTATCCGTCCATCTTTCGTCCGGCGGACATCCTCAATCACTATGCGGGGCTGCGCTGGCAGACCGCGATCGATCGTGAGACAGGCACGGCAAAGACGACCTCGCTGCACAATATGCGCGTCATCGAGAAGGGGAAGACATTCCGCGGGGAGCTCCGTCTCCTTGACGGAACCATAGCGGAGCTCAGCATCCTCGCGCTCGCTGCGCGCAACCTTTCGCAGTGCGGAGGAAAGCGCACGCGCGGCTTCGGCAGGATTGGCTGTACGCTCAGACAGGGGGGCAGGGACATCCTCGCCCCGCTGGTGGAACGCGCGCTGAAAAACAGCGGACAGAAAGGGGGCAAACGATGA
- a CDS encoding HD domain-containing protein has product MRYKAILFDTRSIQSYIFSGNQLKTNIGASYLVERVFDDVLLPALRSVLGEDALDAETWMSVEEPRWDEMSTAARVGYIGGGNALLLFRADTAEETLRTVVATFTKQLLVRMPGLHTGAAIGEIDLAADGSFVGEKNLTALVHALKDGQNTIFPLVNVPSTGLTLTCQESGETANAWDETERRFYAWEVEMKLRADRRDGREAPAEVELMKKLSSVLPAADRDGFLNGYVFPMEFTDLGQRQTENDIAVVHIDGNNMGRKFQDCRTLTARKNMSRAIRSKTIAAFTELVQNIIANIDVYEDELSIRYDKELRRFLPIRPLVLGGDDMTFVCAAKVAVSYTRFIMDRLRDSGIASCGGITIMNTNYPFFRGYQMAEELCGAAKKCMRALEAAAGQETDSCWLDYAILHGEQAPTLDQFRAEEYRGARGDLHFGPYRVDASADAQESLDALLSCVQGMRALPRSKVKELRRVLAYGEHEQRQFMAQLAHLRKSDPGMRLPSVSAWQPYEETLWAEGRTPYVDAIELMDYTLVDEEV; this is encoded by the coding sequence ATGCGGTATAAGGCAATACTTTTTGATACGCGTTCCATACAGAGCTACATCTTCTCAGGCAATCAGCTCAAGACGAACATCGGCGCATCATATCTCGTTGAGCGTGTCTTTGACGACGTACTTCTGCCAGCACTGCGGAGCGTGCTCGGCGAGGATGCTCTCGATGCCGAGACATGGATGAGCGTTGAAGAGCCACGTTGGGACGAGATGTCCACTGCGGCGCGCGTCGGCTACATCGGTGGCGGTAACGCCCTGCTCCTCTTCCGCGCGGACACGGCTGAGGAGACACTGCGCACCGTTGTCGCCACATTTACGAAACAGCTGCTCGTCCGTATGCCGGGACTGCATACAGGCGCAGCAATCGGGGAAATCGACCTTGCGGCGGACGGCAGCTTTGTGGGGGAGAAGAATCTCACGGCGCTTGTCCATGCGCTCAAGGACGGACAGAACACCATCTTCCCGTTGGTCAACGTCCCCAGCACAGGGCTGACCCTCACCTGTCAAGAGAGCGGTGAGACGGCGAACGCATGGGATGAGACCGAGCGCAGATTCTATGCATGGGAAGTCGAGATGAAACTGCGCGCTGACCGCAGAGACGGCAGAGAGGCGCCCGCAGAGGTGGAACTGATGAAAAAGCTCTCATCCGTCCTTCCTGCCGCCGATCGGGATGGCTTTCTAAACGGTTATGTCTTCCCGATGGAGTTTACCGATCTCGGACAGCGACAGACGGAGAACGACATTGCCGTCGTCCACATTGACGGCAACAATATGGGGCGCAAATTCCAGGACTGCCGCACGCTGACCGCGCGCAAGAATATGTCGCGCGCGATCCGCAGCAAAACCATTGCGGCGTTTACCGAACTCGTTCAGAATATCATTGCGAACATTGACGTATATGAGGACGAACTCTCCATTAGATACGACAAAGAGCTGCGACGATTCCTTCCCATTCGTCCGCTCGTACTGGGCGGCGATGACATGACCTTTGTCTGTGCCGCAAAGGTCGCCGTAAGCTATACGCGATTCATCATGGATCGCCTGCGGGACAGCGGCATTGCAAGCTGCGGCGGCATCACCATCATGAATACAAACTATCCTTTCTTCCGGGGCTACCAGATGGCGGAGGAACTCTGCGGCGCGGCAAAGAAGTGCATGCGCGCTCTCGAGGCAGCGGCGGGACAGGAGACAGATTCCTGCTGGCTCGACTATGCCATCCTGCACGGTGAACAGGCACCGACGCTCGATCAGTTCCGTGCCGAGGAGTATCGCGGCGCGCGCGGCGACCTGCATTTCGGTCCCTATCGTGTCGACGCATCGGCAGATGCACAGGAGAGTCTGGACGCACTGCTCTCCTGCGTGCAGGGCATGCGTGCGCTCCCGCGCAGCAAGGTCAAGGAACTTCGCCGCGTTCTCGCCTACGGAGAGCATGAGCAGCGACAGTTCATGGCGCAGCTTGCGCATCTCCGCAAGAGCGACCCAGGGATGCGGCTGCCAAGCGTGTCTGCATGGCAGCCATACGAGGAGACGCTCTGGGCGGAAGGCAGGACGCCCTACGTCGACGCGATCGAACTCATGGATTATACCCTTGTGGATGAGGAGGTGTGA
- the cas6 gene encoding CRISPR system precrRNA processing endoribonuclease RAMP protein Cas6, producing MLGVLVYRLRVETGGHFTMFPGRLLHGALFHYLSERSAELSADFHARQIKPFTIGCLQRADRRRAPSANAEKTFNEPAFTEGESVFLRVTALDDAALMALAAMPRGTRLQVGKLAFSLEEVLADGRMETGAAAPDELAAAALSMERARSVRLHFRSPTLFRADGYDYAFPQPERIFASLADKWTQQELPAVIYKDAARIAAAKLVPLAWRGESLRVRLTNQKSVPAFVGDFSFSLAELSEEEREIILLLTQFAPFCGTGRMTAQGMGETYVSIS from the coding sequence ATGTTAGGAGTTCTTGTTTATCGGCTGCGCGTGGAGACGGGCGGGCATTTTACCATGTTTCCGGGCAGACTCCTCCACGGGGCGCTCTTTCACTATCTTTCAGAGCGCTCGGCAGAGCTTTCTGCCGACTTCCATGCGCGGCAGATCAAGCCGTTTACGATTGGCTGTCTGCAAAGAGCCGACCGTCGGCGCGCACCTTCCGCAAATGCAGAAAAGACCTTCAACGAACCAGCTTTTACTGAGGGAGAGAGTGTGTTCCTGCGCGTCACAGCGCTCGACGATGCGGCTCTTATGGCGCTTGCCGCTATGCCGCGTGGAACGAGACTGCAGGTAGGTAAACTTGCGTTCAGCCTTGAGGAGGTTCTCGCCGACGGACGCATGGAGACCGGCGCGGCAGCGCCTGACGAACTCGCGGCGGCGGCACTGTCTATGGAGCGCGCGCGGAGCGTCCGGCTCCACTTCCGATCACCGACACTATTCCGTGCGGACGGGTATGATTACGCATTCCCGCAGCCCGAACGCATCTTTGCCTCACTTGCCGACAAGTGGACACAGCAGGAACTTCCTGCTGTGATTTACAAAGACGCGGCGCGCATAGCCGCTGCAAAACTTGTTCCGCTCGCGTGGCGTGGCGAGAGTCTGCGGGTACGGCTGACCAATCAGAAGAGCGTTCCTGCATTTGTCGGGGATTTTTCGTTCAGCCTCGCGGAACTTTCGGAGGAGGAGCGGGAGATCATCCTGCTTCTCACGCAGTTTGCTCCCTTCTGCGGAACGGGGCGCATGACAGCACAGGGAATGGGGGAGACGTATGTATCTATCTCATAG
- a CDS encoding CRISPR-associated protein translates to MAMHEFINHTNHPSARWEEVQRRAAEEYGTIMDIPFPQIPADWDEDAVRRLAEENARVILARSPAAVLVQGEFTYTYALINLLKAAGTPVLSACSERHVSERVNEAGETVRESRFAFCRFRAY, encoded by the coding sequence ATGGCAATGCATGAATTCATCAACCATACAAACCACCCCTCCGCCCGCTGGGAGGAGGTGCAGCGGCGTGCAGCCGAGGAGTATGGCACTATAATGGATATCCCCTTCCCACAGATTCCTGCCGACTGGGATGAGGATGCCGTGCGGCGTCTGGCAGAGGAGAATGCGCGGGTGATCCTCGCACGCAGCCCTGCGGCTGTTCTTGTGCAGGGCGAGTTCACCTATACCTATGCGCTTATCAATCTGCTGAAAGCAGCGGGCACTCCTGTCCTCTCCGCGTGCAGCGAGCGCCATGTGAGCGAGCGTGTGAACGAGGCGGGGGAGACCGTCCGTGAGTCCCGCTTCGCATTTTGTCGTTTCCGCGCCTACTGA
- a CDS encoding TM1812 family CRISPR-associated protein, producing the protein MKKDIMLCFLSDVKRSREGGISVAEYQNIGAKKDCHTTNESAVRYLLCGGHAQVDSLSHLFLVRTQMVAGPIVGYEDAEGRGWTHYGYFLHRISDVVPNVEDIAESIDFDEQAPIEENMDTLIEVASSVRRYAQNVRRDDPTAEIVLHVDCTGGLRNASMILIALMRLVQYERIAIGKVIYSNYHAHRVEEVMPLYAFFDLVAGAEEFVRHGEVSVLRDYFRAREKSPALERLLAAMHGFAEELTLCHYGELRTAIVELRHRIEAFSDESSASISAEAVQSDNLMRQMLVRIREDYSTILTEKVDDIALIGWCIDRGFLQQSITFFTERVPELLVDSGFLRLKPEYQENFLACLEKDPMHRNAGFYLVNEYRGEKLPSEEFHKVQTAWRDARRKFLCAFRAETTADEIFAFADGAMRNTPQFRLGDAQRMCDVFMWLSQMLREEDNLALRDTPIGKAFLGRVRTPYINARRPKKSKTGQGNAEQSEVWDALMAQNNRSVVMKLGKFLGKNALETDLDQIFSDIAWMPVVRRMGEGGFTVRDNALAERILRQYFAVKDERNHTSHARAETGRPGIEELTALMRSALADIRRACGGEVYGNA; encoded by the coding sequence ATGAAAAAAGACATTATGCTGTGCTTTCTGAGCGATGTCAAACGCAGCCGTGAGGGCGGCATTTCGGTGGCGGAGTATCAGAACATCGGCGCGAAAAAGGACTGCCACACGACAAATGAGTCCGCCGTCCGTTACCTCCTATGCGGAGGACATGCACAGGTGGACAGTTTGTCGCATCTCTTCCTCGTGCGGACGCAGATGGTCGCAGGGCCGATTGTCGGATACGAGGATGCGGAGGGGCGTGGGTGGACGCACTACGGCTATTTCCTGCATCGGATCTCGGATGTCGTACCCAATGTGGAGGATATTGCGGAATCCATCGACTTTGACGAGCAGGCGCCGATCGAGGAGAATATGGACACCCTCATCGAGGTTGCCTCCTCCGTACGTCGGTATGCACAGAATGTCAGAAGAGATGATCCGACTGCGGAGATTGTTCTCCACGTTGACTGCACGGGCGGGCTGCGCAATGCGTCGATGATTCTCATTGCACTCATGCGCCTCGTGCAGTACGAGCGCATTGCCATCGGCAAGGTGATCTACTCGAACTATCATGCGCATCGTGTCGAGGAGGTCATGCCGCTCTATGCATTCTTCGACCTCGTTGCGGGCGCGGAGGAATTCGTACGTCATGGCGAGGTGTCGGTGCTGCGGGATTATTTCCGCGCGCGGGAGAAGAGCCCCGCATTGGAGCGGCTGCTGGCAGCGATGCATGGATTTGCCGAGGAATTGACACTCTGCCATTATGGCGAACTGCGCACTGCGATTGTCGAGCTTCGGCACAGGATAGAGGCATTTTCCGATGAGTCTTCAGCATCGATATCGGCAGAGGCGGTGCAGAGTGACAATCTCATGCGGCAGATGCTTGTGCGCATCCGTGAAGATTACAGCACCATCCTCACGGAGAAGGTAGACGACATCGCCCTCATCGGGTGGTGCATTGATCGCGGCTTCCTGCAGCAGTCGATTACCTTCTTCACCGAGCGTGTGCCGGAACTGCTCGTGGATTCCGGCTTCCTCCGCCTAAAACCAGAGTATCAGGAAAATTTTTTAGCCTGTCTTGAAAAGGATCCCATGCATCGAAACGCCGGATTCTATCTCGTCAACGAATATCGAGGGGAAAAACTTCCGAGTGAGGAGTTCCACAAGGTGCAGACGGCATGGAGAGATGCCCGGCGGAAATTCCTGTGCGCATTTCGCGCGGAGACGACAGCAGATGAAATCTTTGCCTTTGCTGACGGAGCAATGCGTAACACACCGCAATTCCGTCTTGGTGATGCCCAGCGCATGTGCGATGTCTTTATGTGGCTGAGTCAGATGCTTCGTGAAGAAGATAATCTTGCCCTGCGCGATACGCCGATTGGCAAGGCTTTTTTGGGGCGTGTTCGTACGCCCTATATCAATGCGCGCCGCCCCAAGAAGAGCAAGACGGGGCAGGGGAACGCAGAGCAGAGCGAGGTCTGGGACGCGCTGATGGCACAGAACAACAGAAGCGTCGTTATGAAGCTTGGCAAATTCCTTGGGAAAAACGCTCTGGAAACGGATCTCGACCAAATTTTTTCCGACATCGCATGGATGCCCGTTGTCCGCAGAATGGGCGAGGGTGGATTCACCGTGCGGGACAATGCACTGGCAGAGCGTATCCTGCGGCAGTATTTTGCCGTCAAGGACGAGCGCAACCACACCAGCCACGCGCGCGCAGAAACGGGGCGCCCCGGCATAGAGGAGCTGACCGCGCTGATGCGGAGTGCGCTTGCGGATATTCGCCGCGCATGCGGAGGGGAGGTATATGGCAATGCATGA
- a CDS encoding DUF4127 family protein translates to MKQELSITTVFLIVALLLFHFVFHPTYAREWLALSSVPMNAGERRILLVPLDSRPPCREFVVNGGKIVGWNVITPPTEYMDYYSMAGDTRALRDWLAREAGNADAVILSVDQLLSGGLLAAREAHISAEDIKRLADDLRALHAAHPAVPLHAFYILPRAIPQDGLEGWRERRALLSYASLLGRAGEGLPVDAAEMERLRGEFPPDYLQRYLAHFDESTALATMLIDLTEEGVLTRLVLGQDDGEEYSVGNLKKAELSALLAQKNITPDRAMIVHGADEIALSMLTRIAVDELRASGKDAPRISLRYADEAMGGMVFPFMAVSNDATAREKIIMLGAVCAEDTENDDLTLYISAGDSNADTLGTRAPTAAAIRDMMARGVPVALVDLSRHFHAEETLLPILIEKNVPVNALTAYAGWNTASNAIGTALSEALLYHCAMQRAASNEEREAYTYANLAFLTGRIAEDEFYLKETIDRVNNTLRIAGYRNTADLDLTHNWRWANDLLMHDLDRRIRSYESTAAFRAPFQQGNMQLRLVRSNITAYYPWPRTFEIRLETQPIIELYQ, encoded by the coding sequence ATGAAGCAGGAACTATCCATCACCACTGTCTTCCTGATCGTCGCCCTGCTCCTCTTCCACTTCGTATTTCATCCGACGTATGCGAGAGAGTGGCTCGCCCTTTCCTCTGTTCCAATGAATGCAGGAGAGCGCCGCATCCTGCTCGTGCCGCTTGACTCGCGCCCGCCGTGCCGGGAGTTCGTTGTAAACGGCGGGAAGATTGTCGGATGGAATGTCATAACGCCGCCGACGGAGTATATGGACTACTATTCCATGGCGGGCGATACACGCGCGCTGAGAGACTGGCTTGCACGCGAGGCGGGCAATGCGGATGCCGTCATTCTCTCGGTCGATCAGCTCCTCTCGGGAGGACTCCTCGCGGCACGCGAGGCACATATCTCAGCAGAGGACATCAAACGTCTTGCGGACGATCTGCGTGCGCTGCACGCGGCGCACCCCGCCGTTCCCCTGCACGCGTTCTACATCCTGCCGCGCGCGATTCCGCAGGATGGGCTCGAGGGCTGGCGCGAGCGCCGTGCCCTCCTCTCCTATGCGAGCCTCCTTGGGCGTGCGGGTGAGGGATTGCCCGTCGATGCGGCGGAGATGGAGCGTCTGCGCGGTGAATTCCCCCCCGACTATCTGCAACGATATCTCGCACACTTCGATGAGAGTACGGCGCTCGCCACCATGCTCATCGACCTCACTGAGGAGGGCGTGCTCACGCGCCTCGTCCTCGGGCAGGACGACGGCGAGGAGTATTCAGTCGGCAATCTAAAAAAAGCAGAGCTTTCCGCCCTGCTCGCACAAAAAAACATCACCCCCGATCGGGCGATGATCGTGCACGGCGCGGATGAGATTGCGCTCTCCATGCTCACGCGGATTGCCGTGGATGAACTGCGAGCAAGTGGCAAAGATGCGCCGCGTATCTCCCTGCGCTATGCAGACGAAGCAATGGGGGGGATGGTCTTCCCCTTTATGGCGGTCTCGAACGACGCGACGGCGCGCGAGAAGATCATCATGCTTGGTGCCGTGTGCGCAGAGGATACGGAAAACGATGATTTGACGCTCTACATCTCTGCGGGTGACAGCAACGCAGATACGCTCGGCACGCGCGCCCCTACTGCCGCTGCAATACGGGATATGATGGCGCGCGGAGTGCCCGTCGCGCTCGTCGATCTCTCCCGTCATTTTCACGCCGAGGAGACGCTGTTGCCCATACTGATCGAAAAGAACGTGCCCGTGAACGCGCTCACGGCGTATGCGGGCTGGAACACGGCAAGTAACGCCATCGGCACGGCGCTCTCGGAGGCGCTGCTCTATCACTGTGCCATGCAGCGCGCAGCGAGTAACGAGGAGCGGGAGGCATACACGTACGCGAATCTCGCATTCCTCACGGGACGCATCGCCGAGGATGAGTTCTATCTCAAGGAAACAATCGACCGCGTCAACAACACGCTCCGCATTGCGGGCTATCGGAATACCGCCGACCTCGACCTCACGCACAACTGGCGCTGGGCGAACGACCTCCTTATGCACGACCTTGATCGCCGCATACGCAGCTATGAGAGTACAGCTGCATTCCGTGCACCATTTCAGCAGGGCAATATGCAGCTACGCCTTGTGCGGAGCAATATCACGGCATACTACCCGTGGCCGCGAACCTTCGAGATACGGTTGGAAACGCAGCCGATAATCGAACTATACCAGTAA
- a CDS encoding ExbD/TolR family protein codes for MRLRDRRAFEKPEVMIIPMIDIMFFLLVFFIMSTLYMVNLKTVDVNLPKAQTAQTQLNVTYLVTVRKDGSLWLEDQQIDEATLLRRARAESQKNPRFAVVVRADGDINYSGVMELLDKFRKEGITRFGLAAQ; via the coding sequence ATGAGGCTGCGCGACAGAAGGGCGTTTGAAAAGCCCGAGGTCATGATTATCCCCATGATCGACATCATGTTCTTTCTGCTCGTCTTCTTCATTATGAGCACGCTCTACATGGTGAACCTGAAGACGGTCGATGTGAACCTGCCAAAGGCGCAGACGGCGCAGACACAGCTCAACGTGACCTATCTTGTGACCGTGCGAAAGGATGGCTCGCTCTGGCTCGAGGATCAGCAGATCGACGAGGCGACCCTCCTGCGCCGTGCGCGTGCGGAGAGTCAGAAGAACCCGCGATTTGCCGTCGTTGTGCGCGCGGACGGGGACATCAACTACAGCGGCGTTATGGAGCTGCTGGACAAATTCCGCAAGGAAGGCATTACGCGCTTCGGGCTTGCGGCACAGTGA
- a CDS encoding MotA/TolQ/ExbB proton channel family protein, with protein MDFIAQGIDFFRQGGIVMYFLLAASIFVVFIGIERAFYFARMDAGRAFAHAFMLDIANGRFKEAAQLTETHRGAIADILFSAISKNSKNSRKMTSYMEIQSGIALSKLRNRMYYLSVIVTMAPLLGLLGTISGMISTFSVFNIEAGEPSAITGGVGEALIATAMGLCVAIIALTVHAYFSQRIENIVTDMEMCFSAAENSRIELARAAGVKGVIETSLHAGESAEGDEA; from the coding sequence ATGGATTTTATTGCACAGGGGATTGATTTTTTCCGGCAGGGCGGCATTGTCATGTACTTCCTGCTCGCGGCATCGATCTTTGTCGTCTTTATTGGCATTGAGCGCGCGTTCTATTTTGCACGCATGGATGCGGGGCGGGCGTTTGCACATGCCTTCATGCTGGATATTGCCAACGGACGCTTCAAGGAGGCAGCACAGCTGACCGAGACGCATCGCGGCGCGATTGCGGACATCCTGTTCAGCGCGATCTCGAAGAACAGCAAGAACTCGCGCAAGATGACTTCCTATATGGAGATTCAGTCCGGCATTGCGCTCTCGAAGCTGCGCAACCGCATGTACTATCTGAGCGTGATTGTCACGATGGCGCCGCTCCTCGGACTGCTCGGCACGATCAGCGGCATGATCTCGACCTTCAGCGTGTTCAATATCGAGGCGGGCGAGCCGAGCGCCATCACGGGCGGTGTCGGCGAGGCTCTGATCGCAACGGCGATGGGGCTCTGTGTCGCCATCATCGCACTCACTGTGCACGCATATTTCTCACAGCGCATCGAGAACATCGTCACGGATATGGAGATGTGCTTCTCCGCTGCCGAGAACAGCCGCATCGAGCTTGCGCGTGCAGCGGGTGTCAAGGGCGTGATCGAGACCTCTCTGCATGCGGGAGAATCGGCGGAAGGTGATGAGGCATGA
- a CDS encoding ABC transporter ATP-binding protein/permease, with the protein MKFPLARGFWQLFKGYWSSPEKWKARGLLISVIALSLIMVYLLVRINDWYRVFYDALQAYDWASFWPLVGEFSVLAFLYIVIAVYAVYLRQMLTINWRTWMTEQYLTRWMYGQVYYRLQVLRSDTDNPDQRISEDINQFVTLTLTLLVGILKQLATLGAFAVVLWNLSGVITVPVGGTEFTVYGYMFWLSLLYSGLGTYFVHTVGKKLIRLNFDQQRYEADFRFSMMRVRENSESIAFYRGEMAETVGFKERFANVIKNYWELMRRTKLLNFYVNGYSQLAIIFPLVMAAPRYYAGEMALGGLMQTLSAFGRVQDALSFFVDSYSSIAELAAVIQRLSGFTEHMEKSARVTSDIVRSEGSDKALVLQDLSIDLPDGAPLLSACILSLPAGSHVLVTGASGAGKSTLLRALAGIWPYGSGKIELPQGAKRLFLPQRPYLVLGSLRRALSYPRTAAASDDEIARILTLVGMDHFAARLDDVDDWSRILSLGEQQRLAFARILLIRPDWIFLDEATSALDEPRERALYELLHQELPAASIISVGHRSTLFVLHDTELHLKDQLYTYQEIPHES; encoded by the coding sequence TTGAAGTTCCCTCTCGCACGCGGCTTCTGGCAGCTGTTCAAAGGATATTGGAGTTCACCCGAAAAATGGAAGGCGCGCGGGCTGCTTATTTCGGTCATTGCGCTCAGCCTCATCATGGTCTATCTGCTCGTGCGGATCAACGACTGGTACCGCGTTTTCTACGACGCGCTGCAAGCGTATGACTGGGCATCGTTCTGGCCGCTTGTCGGCGAGTTCTCCGTGCTCGCATTCCTCTACATTGTGATCGCAGTCTATGCCGTCTATCTGAGGCAAATGCTGACGATCAACTGGCGTACGTGGATGACGGAGCAGTATCTCACGCGCTGGATGTATGGGCAGGTCTACTACCGTCTGCAGGTGCTGCGCAGCGATACAGACAACCCCGATCAGCGTATCAGCGAGGATATCAACCAATTCGTCACCCTGACGCTGACGCTGCTCGTCGGCATCCTCAAGCAGCTCGCGACACTCGGCGCATTCGCCGTTGTACTCTGGAACCTCTCGGGCGTCATCACCGTCCCCGTCGGCGGCACAGAGTTCACCGTCTACGGCTATATGTTCTGGCTATCCCTCCTCTACTCGGGACTCGGCACATACTTCGTCCACACCGTCGGAAAGAAGCTCATCCGTCTGAACTTCGATCAGCAGCGCTATGAGGCGGACTTCCGTTTCAGCATGATGCGCGTGCGCGAGAACAGCGAGAGCATCGCATTCTATCGCGGCGAGATGGCGGAGACGGTCGGCTTCAAGGAGCGGTTCGCCAACGTCATCAAGAACTACTGGGAACTCATGCGCCGCACGAAGCTGCTGAACTTCTACGTCAACGGCTACTCTCAGCTCGCAATCATCTTCCCACTCGTCATGGCTGCACCGCGCTACTATGCGGGCGAGATGGCGCTCGGCGGACTCATGCAGACGCTCTCGGCATTCGGACGCGTGCAGGATGCACTCTCCTTCTTCGTCGATTCCTACAGCTCCATCGCCGAGCTCGCCGCTGTGATTCAGCGACTCTCGGGCTTCACGGAGCATATGGAGAAGTCCGCACGGGTCACAAGCGACATTGTGCGCAGCGAGGGTAGCGACAAGGCGCTCGTGCTACAAGACCTCTCGATCGATCTGCCGGACGGCGCACCGCTTCTCTCCGCCTGCATCCTCTCTCTGCCCGCAGGCAGCCACGTCCTCGTGACGGGTGCCTCGGGCGCGGGCAAGAGCACGCTGCTCCGTGCGCTCGCAGGCATCTGGCCGTACGGCAGCGGCAAAATTGAGCTGCCGCAGGGCGCAAAGAGGCTTTTCCTCCCGCAGCGTCCCTATCTCGTTCTCGGCTCTCTGCGCCGCGCGCTCTCCTATCCGCGCACGGCGGCGGCATCCGATGACGAGATCGCACGCATTCTAACACTCGTAGGGATGGATCATTTCGCCGCACGTCTCGACGACGTGGACGATTGGAGCCGCATTCTCTCGCTTGGCGAGCAGCAGCGCCTTGCGTTTGCACGCATATTACTCATCCGCCCCGACTGGATTTTCCTCGACGAGGCGACATCTGCCCTCGACGAACCGCGCGAACGCGCATTGTATGAACTGCTGCATCAGGAACTCCCCGCCGCGAGCATCATCAGCGTCGGGCATCGCTCGACTCTTTTTGTCCTTCATGACACGGAGCTCCACCTCAAAGACCAATTGTATACCTATCAGGAGATCCCACATGAATCGTAG